The Malus domestica chromosome 06, GDT2T_hap1 genome has a segment encoding these proteins:
- the LOC103420139 gene encoding uncharacterized protein produces the protein MEMTEQLQTETIETTEQLQTETIETTEQLQTETIETTEQLQTETIETTEQLQTTSLISEVRVRKNRFPLCGEGTEATYGRRNHKKKKRPVLRMMKLQPMYKKNPVKRIFITDEDDVWWH, from the exons ATGGAGATGACTGAGCAATTGCAGACAGAGACGATAGAGACGACAGAGCAGTTGCAGACAGAGACGATAGAGACGACAGAGCAGTTGCAGACAGAAACAATAGAGACAACGGAGCAGTTGCAGACAGAGACAATAGAGACGACGGAGCAATTGCAGACGACAAGTCTGATTTCTGAGGTTCGAGTGAGGAAAAATAG ATTTCCGCTCTGTGGGGAAGGAACAGAAGCAACATATGGTCGTCGCAAccacaagaagaagaagcggcCAGTTCTGAGAATGATGAAACTACAACCTATGTACAAGAAGAACCCT GTGAAACGGATCTTTATCACCGATGAAGATGACGTCTGGTGGCACTGA